In the Carassius auratus strain Wakin chromosome 50, ASM336829v1, whole genome shotgun sequence genome, one interval contains:
- the LOC113067265 gene encoding asc-type amino acid transporter 1-like, whose protein sequence is MKDSDLKRDSGIPERVTLKKEIGLLSACAIIIGNIIGSGIFISPKGVLEHSGSVGLALVVWVLGGGVAALGSLCYAELGVTIPKSGGDYSYVTEIFGGLMGFLLLWSAVLIMYPSTLAVIALTFSNYVLQPVFPYCIPPNIATRMLSTICILFLTWVNCYSVRLATRIQDAFTVGKLLALGLIITVGLVQICGGNYESLTPQMAFMFNKAPCIGQIALAFLHASFAFSGWNFLNYVTEEVVDPRRNLPRAIYISIPLVTFVYTLTNIAYFSSMSPEELLSSNAVAVTFGEKLLGVFSTLMPISVALSTFGGINGYLFTSSRLCFSGAREGHLPSLLAMIHFKQCTPIPALLVCCTATIVILCIGETHNLINYVSFINYLSYGVTIAGLLYYRWKKPNLYRPIKVSLLVPVCYLLFWALLLGFSLHSEPLVCGVGLVIMLTGVPVYFLGVYWKNKPKCVYDFTEWATYLGQRVFFVVFPQIDPIEAAEWTDRSSFTSKASGPL, encoded by the exons GTAACATTATTGGCTCAGGGATCTTCATCTCTCCTAAGGGTGTTCTGGAGCATTCGGGTTCGGTCGGCCTGGCGCTGGTGGTGTGGGTGCTAGGAGGAGGCGTCGCTGCCCTTGGCTCTCTTTGCTATGCTGAACTAGGGGTCACCATCCCTAAATCTGGGGGAGACTATTCCTACGTCACAGAGATTTTTGGTGGTCTCATGGG GTTTCTGCTGTTATGGAGTGCAGTATTGATCATGTATCCCTCCACACTGGCAGTCATCGCTCTCACGTTCTCCAACTATGTGCTTCAGCCTGTTTTCCCATACTGCATTCCTCCAAACATAGCCACACGCATGCTGTCCACCATCTGCATAT TGTTTTTGACATGGGTGAACTGCTACAGTGTGCGTTTGGCCACACGGATCCAGGACGCCTTCACCGTGGGGAAGCTTCTGGCTCTGGGGCTCATCATTACTGTCGGTTTAGTGCAGATCTGTGGAG GTAACTATGAGAGCCTGACTCCACAGATGGCCTTCATGTTTAATAAAGCTCCTTGCATAGGACAGATTGCTCTGGCATTTCTTCACGCCTCCTTTGCTTTCAGTGGCTGGAACTTCCTCAACTATGTCACAGAAGAAGTGGTGGATCCAAGGAG GAATCTGCCTCGAGCAATATACATCTCCATTCCACTGGTAACATTTGTCTACACGCTCACAAACATCGCGTATTTCTCCTCCATGTCTCCTGAGGAACTGCTGTCCTCCAACGCAGTGGCTGTT ActtttggtgaaaagcttctagGGGTGTTTTCCACCCTCATGCCGATCTCTGTGGCACTCTCCACTTTTGGGGGCATCAATGGTTACCTCTTCACCTCTTCCAG GTTGTGTTTCTCCGGGGCGCGGGAAGGACATTTACCCAGTCTTCTTGCTATGATCCACTTTAAGCAGTGCACGCCGATTCCAGCTTTACtcgtgtgt TGCACTGCCACAATTGTGATCTTGTGCATTGGAGAAACTCACAACCTGATAAACTATGTGTCTTTCATCAACTACCTCTCTTATGGAGTCACTATTGCTGGCCTGCTCTACTACAGATGGAAGAAGCCAAACTTATACAGGCCCATCAAG GTGAGTCTCCTAGTGCCTGTGTGTTACCTGCTCTTCTGGGCTCTACTGCTGGGCTTCAGTTTGCACTCGGAGCCGCTGGTGTGTGGAGTGGGGCTGGTCATTATGCTGACTGGAGTGCCTGTCTATTTCCTGGGAGTTTACTGGAAAAACAAGCCAAAATGTGTATATGACTTCACTG AGTGGGCTACATATCTGGGACAACGAGTGTTTTTTGTCGTGTTCCCACAAATCGATCCTATTGAAGCGGCAGAATGGACGGACAGATCTTCCTTCACAAGCAAAGCTTCTGGACCTCTCTGA